The sequence GTAATgcaataatatacaaattgaAGTATGCCTAACCTGCCGATTCCTCTTGAGTGGAAATGATGTTAGTTCTTAAGTTTGAAATTGCTTAtctgtattattttattcccATGTGTGCCTTGGCTTCTGCTTTTCTGCAACTTTGTCAAGAAATTGCTTGTTAGTACAATTCTTTTCTGTTTACTCCCCCCTATATCTTGGTTTCCGCCTTTCAGCAAATGACGCCAAGCCTTCCAGGCGATCTTTTGTGTCCATGAGCTGCTCATAACACTCTTCTTCCAATTCCAAAGCTGATGCCATATCTACCTTCAGTCCCTCATTAATTGCCTTTTTTGCCATCCTTATTGCTATTGGACCCTATCAGAATTACATGTTAGTTTGAAAGAGCAGAAATAAAGTGCAAAATTGTTGTTTTGTTCCACAAGTGAAGTAAAGCTTTCAGGCAGTATTTAAGTCACCAAGGTTAAGTCTTACCCCAAAAGCTACATATGTATATGGCCCTAGTACAATTCCTGTAGTCTTGTGAGTTTATCAAAAGATCATTTCAACCAAATAAAGCGCTGATCCAGAAAACACAGGagcattataatattttatcaataatagcAACCTCTTATTCTGCTAATAATAAGTACTGTATTGAAGGCGCCTAGTTTTGGATACAATTTTCCTCAGGGTTTGCAACATTCCTCAAATCCTAGGAATTTAGGGTTACCATTCAAAAATTGTGAGTTAAAGGTTAAAGAACTTGTGCAAGGTAGACAGCATGCAAAAATGTggttttctctctcttaacTCTTTCGTTTCCTTCTGCTCTCTGAATAGAACCGGAACTTAGTACATTCAATTGATTATTCTGTATTTATTTGATGACGCAATTGTGATAATAGCAGTACGGTACTAAATATTCACTGCAGAATATTCTATCTAAGAAATCCTCAATGAATATAGTTTTGTACCTTCTGATTAATTTCCCGAGCAACTTCAAGAGCCTTTAAACGAGCTTCACCAGCAGGCACAGAGTAATTGACAAGACCTGAAGAATTCCACACATCCATTGCTAAATTAGGagttaagaaaacaacaataaGATGCTAAGCTGTTCTTTTGTAAACATACCCATTGACATGGCCTCTCTTCCACCAATCTTCCGACCAGTAAATATAAGCTCCTTTGCCACAGATTTTCCAACCAATCTAGGAAGTCTTTGAGTCCCACCTGCTCTGTTCAGAACTAGAATTCCGTAAGAGGCCAGATGATCATGCACTGATAAAGTTCCAGCGGAATTAAAGAAAGAGTCTGATCAAGTGCTCAACGATAATGAGTCCATTCTAAGTACTACCAATTCTCTATTCTGCCATTTGTAGGCATTAGAACATCAGCAAAAAGTTCTTCCACTATAAATGGAGAAATACatgtatgtgtgtgtgtggaTCAAGGTTGAGGGACATTGCCATCAATTAAATATAGACCCAATAGCTTGCAGAAGAGATAAAACACAATTTAGCACATACCCAGGAATTATAGCAAGTCCTGTTTCTGGCAAGCCCAATACTGCATCTTCTCCTAAATTATTAGATGCAAAATACAATTAGTAACAACATTGCATCTtctgtcaaaaaaaaaaaacaacattgCATCTCAAGCAGCAAAGTAGTTCGAGTAGAGCAGCATTTGTTATTGTAAAACAGTCTGGAAATACCACATATCCGAAGATCACATGATAAAGCCATTTCAAGTCCGCCACCCAAAGCTGCTCCTTCAATAACAGCGATAGTAGGAATACAAAGATCCTTTAGCGAGAACACAAAATTGAAGTCAAAATGAATTGCACATTATAGAAAAACACTACATGATAATGCAGCAATACTAGCTAGCCCTAACTGAAAACTGAAATGCACACAGTTGATCCAATATTTAGATAAGCCAGTTTCTGAATTTGCATATGTACACAGTTTATCTATATGTGCATTCCATGGGTAATCAGACCATTCTTCCAACATGTAAGCCTCATTCATTCCATTATTCAAGTGATGGGCTATAACTATAGAGCTATTAGAAAAGCTATCAATTTACTGGAAGGTGCATTCAAACACTTGCAAATGCtgtatatttgatatatattcaaattaagAATGCAAGCTCAGAGTTGCAAACCCACCTCCACAAGTGAGAATGTGGACCGCAATGAGTTGACAAAAAACTGCACTTCAGATGGAGTCATTATCTTACGCTCCTGCCAATCCAGTAAAATGTAGAGCTGTCAAGCATATTATAAATCAGTGTGTAAAAGTACAGTCCCAGAGGGAGGAGTATAAATGCCATCAGGATTTACAAACATAACATAGAAGCTCTGACAGAAAAGAATTTATGAGAAGcctcaacatagaaaaataagtaaatttctCAAAATTAATGTAGCCCTAGAAGAAGAGGATTGCCTCATCCCCACTTTTGAATGCATCACCTTCAGCTCACAAGGATGCAAAATTGAGTAGTcgcaattaaaaatataagtattttgACCCTCAGTTTCATCAAATCTAAAGCAATCAAGTGAAACTTACAGGAAATCAACAATTGCTAACATCTCAACTTGGAATAAAACCTTATAACTCTAAAGTGAAGACCAAAGCAAACTCGAATACTCACAAGACTAGACCACATTTAAAAGCTTAGCTTGGGGACACAGTCATGATGATAGAATCAGAAAAGTATAGGATTGATAAAACAGCTAgactaaaaaagaaacatgtgtatatatatatatatatatatacacacacacacacacacgtAATGCATCCTTCTGATCTAAAATACAGAGAACATGTTATCTAACTAATTCCCTTGCTGAAGTAATCTAAAGAGAACAAGCTAACAACCCAATGAAACGTTTTAACTAAGGTACAAATACACATAGAAAATTACCCTCTATCATCCTCCACCTCCCTATTGCAAACTTTTTCTGACTAAAGTGATCACTTTGTGCAAAAATGTCTCCAAGAGACCACATTTAACGAGTCTACATCACATAACACTTAAATAAGCCATCTACAGCAAGCAAAATTACTTAAATGGTGATGTAGTGAAAACCAGTCAGAATTCCTaccaaaattcaatttaagaaattaaaaccaaTGCATTACCTTCAAATCAGCTCCTGCACAGAACACTTTAGGAACAGAGCTGCAAATCATAACAACATTAGCGGAGGCGTCATTATTAATTGTTTCAAAAGTATTCCTTAACCCCCTCAGCATTTCCTTCCCAATAGCATTTTTAGCTCCTGGCCTATCCAAATTCACCTCCATAATACCTGTTAATCAAAATTCCCAAGTGGGTTTTTACCCTTTATCTAATACTAATAACAAATACATGCAAAGCTTTTAACTGTAACTTACCAGAATCTGAGTCTGGAAGTCTTTTAAGCTTCACTGATTCAGAGGAGACTGATTCCAAGATTAGGGTTCTACGGGTTTGGAATTGGTGAGAACTGTTATCAGTTTTACCATTCGAAATCTCAGAAGAAACAATTAGTTTCCCCAAATCGAATAATTGATGAAAGCTGTGAACTTTCGCCTTTTTCGAGCAGTAGTGACCCAGAGATCGTGTAAGGGTGTGGATTGTAACCATTTTTGTGTTTGTGtgatttgattttctttaaaaagttGAAAGCTTTAAGTCTACTCTGATGGAGAAATTGGAGTAAGCAGTTTGGTTTGGTTATGTCGCAGAGGGTTTTGGAtaagttttaaaaagaaaaattagctTATACACATCACCAAAAACTGTAACTTGTCTcctttaatattaaatattaattgatataatttataacGTGACATATATCAAAGACTCATAAGATATATTTGTGGTATAGCTAAAGTAGCAATAATGTTTATTCTTGACAATGATAGGTCTCTTCTGCATTaactgaattttttattttatggcgagtttagaaaaatgattgtgctctattatatatttaatgactGTTCAcgttttaataaataaataaatttataaaatatcaaattacaAACTCCCGTGTGTTCTGAGGTTGcagaaaatatttatcaagtccaaaataaagaaactcATACTCGGAGATCATTGATCTTTATGGCTGAAGAACACCTCAAAAGTCAGAACATATGCAGATATCCTTGCTAATATATATGTGATCTAAACAAATTGTACAGAAATTAGGCACTTAAACTGCATTACAGAATGACCATAGCCCACAGAAAACCTCAGTCATTTCTTTGACAGGATAATCAATGAATCATCAGAACTTTAAGTACTAATCacccaaaagaaaatacaCTGAAGCAACTTTCTCAGTTGAatgaattctttttccttaattgAAACTTCTATGACCTATGAACCCAACGTTCCAGTCGAAGCTGCTTCAAAGGAGGCCCAGTGTTCGGTTTACTCTTCTGAGGACACCGCCATTTCCCGGTGACTTCAATAGCATCAATATGTTCCACTTCTAAATTGGTTCTTTCCCACAAAACCTTTCTTTCCATAGCATCATTTCCATCTGATGAtgtttcccttttctttcttgaacATTCTGATAAAACCTTTTGTGGCTTTGGGAAAGAATTCTCATCATTTGGTCTCACTCGGTGCTTCTTTGTTGTCACAAAACCATTTTCCActttttttcttacattttCTTTGTCATTGCTTCCACAAGTTGGTTTTCTCATTGAATCTCCAGCAACAGTTAATAAAACGTCTTCTCTTTGAGCAGTCCCACTAAACAACCTTGTTGGAGATATCCTACTGTTATTGCTTGAATCCGTGTCGCCGTTACATGATACAACATCAGCTTCTTGGAGGAAATTTTGCTTCTGCTGCTGTCTACATGGAGGATCTTCATGgttcaagttttctttttcaggatcTTTGATTGAACTACTGTGATGATTggtacatattttatattccaGGTTCTGTCCCCTTTCACAGCACAAGTTATCCCAATTAGAAGAGCTCGGACTCCCTGGAGCCTTATTACCCTGCCATTTGGAGAGTTGAGAATGGATAAAAACGACTTTGGAGGACAAAAGTATAATGCccttaaaagaatataaaatttcctcgtgctaaaataaaaacaaggaTGAGAAAGTGTAAAATACCTTATTCAGTGACTGGTTTTCCAGCTCATCTCTTATAGAGTTGTCAAACTTTAAAAATCCATTTGGTCCTACTTCCTCGTCAATAATCACTTCATCTGTATTTCTACTTTGTCCAAATTTGCACAAGTTCCTTCCTTTAGCTTCATGATGATTAACAAGTCCATCTTCCCCACGTTCAGTTTCTTTACCAACACATTCATTGGTTTCTGGAGATTCATGCACATAGCTAAAGTACCAGTTTCTAATGTCTGGTGGCtctgaaaagaagaaaattcaAACAAATTATGTTATGAAaggataaaaagaagaagatcgaGATCCCCTAAATCTCAAAGTTTTTGCAAGTGCTACTAACCCAACAGAATTGGAGATGAATGTGAAGAATCAGGAATCTGCAATACAAGGATGTGTTAAGATACAAGAAATCGTCAAATGCAAACTCTTCAATCGTGAGAATGATGGAATGATGAAAGAAATCAGTAGCATGATTCACTAGAATAAAGCTATGGACCCATTCTATGATTGTGTAGAATGCATTAAGTACAAAAAGATGGATCGAGCAAAAGCACCTGGCTTGAAGTCTTGTTGCTAGACGTGTCTTCAATTGAATTCGCACACTTAATTGCTACTCCACCAGCAACTGCTCCATTGCTATTCCAGGAATTCCTAGACTCATGAAGATTGTATTCCCTTGTTCCATTGTTTTCCTCGGAAGCCAttcctttctcatattcacattCTTTAGTAACTGATAGTTTAAGATCATCAAGTGTATCCAGCTCAGGAGACTCATACACATAGCTAGAAAACCAGTTTCTGATGTGAGGAGGCTCTGGcagataaaacaaaacaaattttaTACCATCCTAAAATAGAATCTTATGTCCTTCTTAGATTATATCAGCATCCAACCACAGTTACTAAAATTTCATAACATGTGAAAGCATTTCAAAGAATTGGTACTTGCCAGAAAGGTGTGATAGAGAGTGCACAGAATCTGGATCTGTAAAAAGATGGAGAGGAGAATATGTGAGATATGAGAAACTTTTAGcatattatttatcattagTTGAAACAATGAGGAAAGAAATCAATGGCaacaaaataactaataaaacaCAACTAAGAACTAAAAAGGCAAACTTTGTGCATCTCATTCATAATATTGAATCCCacaacaagtattacaaaccaCAAAGTATACAAAGGATGTTATTTAATCCCCATATCAAGTACTACAAACCACAAGGATGATATGAATTCATGCAAAACAATTATATGAGTTTTGCTTGTTATAAAacagaataaattaatagaacgCAATTAAGAACTAAAGGCATACTTTGTGCATTTATTTGCTGATAATCTTCAATACCGACCCTCATTATCAAAACCACAAAGAGGATCCTAATTGGAGCTATGTATGATAAGAGTACTTGTTATGAGTCCAAAAACTGTGTTGATTTGAGCTAATTTCATGATTGAGAACTAAAACGAaaagggagagagaaagtaccCTACTTAGATCCTGCTCTTCTTGCTTATCATCACTGTTACCATTTCTTTTACATTCACCCAAATTTCcttctctctttatatttttctctccATCAACAACACACCCATCACCTCCATCACAATCACTTTCCTTAAAAGCAGAACCTCCAAAAGCATCATCATAAGTATCCAGCACAAAAGATTCATATTTGTAACTAGGAAACCAATTTCCTATATCCGGAGGTTCTGCAACACCCAAAAAAAAAGTCGCAGTTTTAGATAAAATTCTAACACGCCCATTTCAGTAATCTTAGAAACTTAACTAACTGAACACTAATGCATGCTTACCTGACGGAAGTGAAAGCGAGTAAGACGAATTAAGCATCTGCAAGTGGaatcccaaaaaaaaaaaggttaaaaagttttcttttttcctttttctcggGAAACAAGCAGAAAGTGAAATGAGTTGCTTGAGAATTACAGGAAGGACTACATACTTACCTCAGGATCAGAGGTGTTTAACTCCATCAGAATTCACAGAGAAGAAGATAAAACTCTTTTTCTAATCCAGAATGGAAGAaggatttctctttttttttttttttcttgttttcttttgtaaatctctattgtttcaattttatttttcaaaatctaGCGGCAAGACTTGGCGctattgtttttccttttccttcctGCCCCCTtgcccccccccccccccccccccccccccccgcAGGAGATATATTATTGGGCCAAAGCTAAAATccttaataaaatcttaaacaCTGGTCCAAGGCTTTTGGTTTAAGGAGGTTACATCATGGGCTAGCCTAGGAATGTTGTCCTCATATTTCAAGGGGAAATTATAGCCTGCACACTGCATTGTAATGTAATCCGGCTAGtacaacattttttttttttacaatttgtgttcttgataataaatatttattaacttattttattaaatatatactagatttttattatttattaattttattttattaaaatgatatttgtATCACggtataaatatttataaaataattttagtttggcgttttatttgtttactaactgtaaaaataatttatatatatccgtttagataaattaatgaatatctattaacaaactaatgaatattatacttataaatgattaatatttatatcaataacaaaagtaatttaatatgtatcacaaaaaaaaaatctaacttTCATAAAAAATCAACATCATTTTcatctgaaaataaatatttcatggTGATTtgaaaacatatataaatttataattactgaattgacaataataaattaataaacatgtagataataaataataaatatcctTCACTAAAATAATGAACTTCTAAAAATTGattgaatataaaatcattctaataaataataaatattatcttatcaatgataaatattgatttccattatcaaaaataacacttttgattatgaaattatcaattacatattgataaaatatttaaattgtgAAAATATGTAAAAGATTGGTTTCATtcactaattttataaaaatttagtatataaagagttcttaaaattatattatattagttttattttatcatttgtcaaaaatatattgatttttaattctcCAAAGTATgactaattgaaaaataaaaaataaattactaattatgttaatttttaaattttatttatctataatatatatatatataagatataaatatttttaatatgtattactatattttaccacattttaatatttttactatttttaacgcataaaatttaaatttgtatattaagaaaattaaaagagacattaaaaattatttaatttattattattcataaaaatattatatttacattattagttaaatttaaaataattatggtaatcgtataatataaaaatgaaaattaatttttataaatataaatttaaattaaataatattaatttttataatttattttataataatttcaaatcttaaaaaaagaaaacagatcAAGTTGCGAGTATGTCCCTGCCTCCGGCCCTGCAAGGTGGATCGGGTGCAGAGCATAAATTGCCATTAAAGGGatcttttcataaatattaagaaaaatattaaaaatttactgttaaatttaaaaaaaaaaattaaaagttaaaaaattatttcaacaATATGGTAATATATGCTAGGTACACTTTCTTTATAAATGGTAtaagttattaataatttggtatatatttttataatatttatacaatttaattttctagtatatatttagtatatgtttaataaccattttttataatattaatttgatatacaTAACTAGTAtctaaaacttatttttgtatcaatttcatatttttagtatatgtttGATATACAATAGGCGGTGGCAATTCTGTTTAAAGGTCAATGGGAGCCACCGCCCTACTGACAAGGAATCacattttaatacttttactcttttttttaacttgttttaaatttttatttactgcCCTcactaatattttatgattatttttaattttcaaatttttataaatttatcttggatctttattaatttttttatttttaattcttagtttctattaattcttttttattttatttatattgacaaGAATTTTTTTgatctttattatttattatatttgtctTTAGTTTATGTTAATTTCCTTAACACCCCACTGATTAAATTTTCTAGAATCGCCACTAACAGAAGGTATATATTAGGTACTTTTTCATATCCATTTCAAAACATGTGAGTATacatttagtatttttaatatatgcattaggtatatatttagtatatatattattataacacatttattttgTAACATCTGATTGTTACACTAATAGGTGGGGGCTATGGAGACTGCAATAGTTACATACTATAATAACTTATCAACATATTCTTAGAATATTTCtcataaaatgataaactagTACATTAGGATATCCATtcttaaatatcaaattcgcAACATTTCAAAACCTAGGAACATGTAAGCCtgagttataaaaataaaagtgacaaaataattcaaaaagcCCATCTGCTAATAACAAGATAGTGTGTGGTtcagaataataaaaataataactaagaTTATCGGTCCAACCTCCATTAAAGCTGAATTTTGATGAAGTGGAAATGAGGACAAcgctaaaaaaaaaacctattAGTGAGCAgcaaaaaaatttgaaaatgttagaaaaataaaggaataagtaAAGAATTCAGTGAGaggataaataaataataaggaaAAACTGATGAAAAGTTATACATCAtgctaaatatttaaaagaaaatgcaaataTCAATTCGGCTAGATAACCCGTAAAACCACTTGCTATTATATTCCAATAATATTAGTAGCAATAGTTATTATGATGATGACAACAATAACGACAATAATagtataaataattagaattgtaataaaatactTTGCACACTCATAAACATCTCTTACTGATTCCTAGCAGTTTTGGATGCAATGGATGTCTAACTTGACAATACCAAAGCGCAAATTTCTATAATACACACTCAGAAAAAATTCTCAAAAGGTAACCATCCAGTATAAGTCCAAAAGTATATGTATACTGAGCGATATCCCAAAAAcagtattttttaaatcacaCCCGACACCTAAGGTGTAGTCACATAGGCTACATAAATAAGTGTGTACATTATCTCAATCACATTACAATCCTtcgataataataaaatcaatttaaaacaTCATTGTCTACTGTTAGGTgctatagaaaatatttttcatctttctaatttgaattttttttatttaaaaaaaaatcataaaataagcatttgacatatataaaataggtgaacatatatatatatatatatatatatatatatatatatatatatgatagtGACGATATCGACCGTGACTTTGATACAGAGCTGGAGTTTCTAACTAGGATGAATGCGCTAACTATGGATATGATGAGGGAAATAAACCGATTTTATATCACCCTTCAATTCGAATTAGCAAAAGCAATGTCCCCTTGTATAATATGGATTCCAAACATTCATGATCTGGAAGTGAATGAGTCGAATTACTTATCCTTCGGTCTATCAGTTTCACAATCCCtcttatttgataatatttctatttgaAGAGGGAATAGAAATATTGTTGATATTTGTcataaaaaaagtaagaaatttcagaatttaaattaattttaaaataaaaattagaaatttttgaagATTAACATTATACATTATAGTAAGATATACCATATCAATACTCTATTAAAactctattatatatatatatatatattaagaaaaattacaatGTTATAAGTTTATCCATTCACCTGGAACGTGATGGAGAATAATGCTCCTAACTAGTTGGTGGATCACTAAGACCTAAAACTAACTCGAAACCTTTACCTAATAtagaaataagaattaaatgaaataataatttgaatcaATTAGATTAGATCGGAAAGTGATTAAacataaatgaaatataacaatttttctttaagaatttTACTGAAAATCTGACagcatttttcttaaaattgaaCTAATTTTCCCGATAAAACGGGTTCAGAACATGCAGAAAATTCACTTctatataattttcaaaattcactTGGGACTCCAGACTTCATTTTATGCCAATAAAATTATTGGCCTCAACGGCTTCCAAGCAATTTTTGCAATTTCGGActagaataatttatttttacaaccCAACACCACTTCAAAAATTCTTGGCACGAATAAAATTTTCCGCAACACACCGATAATAATACAATATTATTTCTAGCATTTACACAATTTAATAGCCTATAAGGACATCGAacaattcataattcatttaataatttaaccaactgaataataataactaaccttaattaaattctaaaatgacAATAAGTTCAGTGATTAATCGCCCGAATCAAATTCTAAAAGACATTGTCAACTTCAATCCTCTCATGTTTCCGTGTATGATCAGGCCACAAAAGACCTTTCCGGAAACCTTCGACTCCCTTTCAGTTTCAGTTCTGGACATTGACGAGAATGATAAGAACCTCACAGAGCTGGCCCTTCAAAATTTGAATGTTGATCCTCCTGAATCTGCATAT comes from Ricinus communis isolate WT05 ecotype wild-type chromosome 5, ASM1957865v1, whole genome shotgun sequence and encodes:
- the LOC8277463 gene encoding uncharacterized protein LOC8277463 isoform X2 — encoded protein: MLNSSYSLSLPSEPPDIGNWFPSYKYESFVLDTYDDAFGGSAFKESDCDGGDGCVVDGEKNIKREGNLGECKRNGNSDDKQEEQDLNPDSVHSLSHLSEPPHIRNWFSSYVYESPELDTLDDLKLSVTKECEYEKGMASEENNGTREYNLHESRNSWNSNGAVAGGVAIKCANSIEDTSSNKTSSQIPDSSHSSPILLEPPDIRNWYFSYVHESPETNECVGKETERGEDGLVNHHEAKGRNLCKFGQSRNTDEVIIDEEVGPNGFLKFDNSIRDELENQSLNKGNKAPGSPSSSNWDNLCCERGQNLEYKICTNHHSSSIKDPEKENLNHEDPPCRQQQKQNFLQEADVVSCNGDTDSSNNSRISPTRLFSGTAQREDVLLTVAGDSMRKPTCGSNDKENVRKKVENGFVTTKKHRVRPNDENSFPKPQKVLSECSRKKRETSSDGNDAMERKVLWERTNLEVEHIDAIEVTGKWRCPQKSKPNTGPPLKQLRLERWVHRS
- the LOC8277464 gene encoding probable enoyl-CoA hydratase 2, mitochondrial isoform X2 yields the protein MVTIHTLTRSLGHYCSKKAKVHSFHQLFDLGKLIVSSEISNGKTDNSSHQFQTRRTLILESVSSESVKLKRLPDSDSGIMEVNLDRPGAKNAIGKEMLRGLRNTFETINNDASANVVMICSSVPKVFCAGADLKERKIMTPSEVQFFVNSLRSTFSLVEDLCIPTIAVIEGAALGGGLEMALSCDLRICGEDAVLGLPETGLAIIPGAGGTQRLPRLVGKSVAKELIFTGRKIGGREAMSMGLVNYSVPAGEARLKALEVAREINQKGPIAIRMAKKAINEGLKVDMASALELEEECYEQLMDTKDRLEGLASFAERRKPRYRGE
- the LOC8277464 gene encoding probable enoyl-CoA hydratase 2, mitochondrial isoform X3, coding for MVTIHTLTRSLGHYCSKKAKVHSFHQLFDLGKLIVSSEISNGKTDNSSHQFQTRRTLILESVSSESVKLKRLPDSDSGIMEVNLDRPGAKNAIGKEMLRGLRNTFETINNDASANVVMICSSVPKVFCAGADLKLYILLDWQERKIMTPSEVQFFVNSLRSTFSLVEDLCIPTIAVIEGAALGGGLEMALSCDLRICGEDAVLGLPETGLAIIPGAGGTQRLPRLVGKSVAKELIFTGRKIGGREAMSMGLVNYSVPAGEARLKALEVAREINQKQ
- the LOC8277464 gene encoding probable enoyl-CoA hydratase 2, mitochondrial isoform X1, with amino-acid sequence MVTIHTLTRSLGHYCSKKAKVHSFHQLFDLGKLIVSSEISNGKTDNSSHQFQTRRTLILESVSSESVKLKRLPDSDSGIMEVNLDRPGAKNAIGKEMLRGLRNTFETINNDASANVVMICSSVPKVFCAGADLKLYILLDWQERKIMTPSEVQFFVNSLRSTFSLVEDLCIPTIAVIEGAALGGGLEMALSCDLRICGEDAVLGLPETGLAIIPGAGGTQRLPRLVGKSVAKELIFTGRKIGGREAMSMGLVNYSVPAGEARLKALEVAREINQKGPIAIRMAKKAINEGLKVDMASALELEEECYEQLMDTKDRLEGLASFAERRKPRYRGE
- the LOC8277463 gene encoding uncharacterized protein LOC8277463 isoform X1, which codes for MELNTSDPEMLNSSYSLSLPSEPPDIGNWFPSYKYESFVLDTYDDAFGGSAFKESDCDGGDGCVVDGEKNIKREGNLGECKRNGNSDDKQEEQDLNPDSVHSLSHLSEPPHIRNWFSSYVYESPELDTLDDLKLSVTKECEYEKGMASEENNGTREYNLHESRNSWNSNGAVAGGVAIKCANSIEDTSSNKTSSQIPDSSHSSPILLEPPDIRNWYFSYVHESPETNECVGKETERGEDGLVNHHEAKGRNLCKFGQSRNTDEVIIDEEVGPNGFLKFDNSIRDELENQSLNKGNKAPGSPSSSNWDNLCCERGQNLEYKICTNHHSSSIKDPEKENLNHEDPPCRQQQKQNFLQEADVVSCNGDTDSSNNSRISPTRLFSGTAQREDVLLTVAGDSMRKPTCGSNDKENVRKKVENGFVTTKKHRVRPNDENSFPKPQKVLSECSRKKRETSSDGNDAMERKVLWERTNLEVEHIDAIEVTGKWRCPQKSKPNTGPPLKQLRLERWVHRS